One Drosophila santomea strain STO CAGO 1482 chromosome X, Prin_Dsan_1.1, whole genome shotgun sequence DNA segment encodes these proteins:
- the LOC120456900 gene encoding inositol hexakisphosphate and diphosphoinositol-pentakisphosphate kinase isoform X8, which yields MSYTELESGYQDISQQHQQQNPHQNQPQQRVGFYLGLQDGNGDTDFGDSNDGMDSDTSTSSSNSKQVVVGICAMAKKTQSKPMKEILTRLGEFEFIKLVTFEENVILREPVQNWPTCDCLVSFHSKGFPLEKAIEYAQLRNPFVLNNLHMQYDIQDRRRVYAILEKEGIEIPRYAVLDRDSPDPKHHELIESEDHVEVNGITFNKPFVEKPVSAEDHNIYIYYPTSAGGGSQRLFRKIGSRSSVYSPESRVRKTGSFIYEDFMPTDGTDVKVYTVGPDYAHAEARKSPALDGKVERDSEGKEIRYPVILNHSEKLISRKVCLAFKQTVCGFDLLRANGKSYVCDVNGFSFVKNSNKYYDDCAKILGNMILRELTPTLHIPWSVPFQLDDPPIVPTTFGKMMELRCVVAVIRHGDRTPKQKMKVEVRHPKFFEIFEKYDGYKLGHVKLKRPKQLQEILDIARFLLSEIHTKAHAEIEEKESKLEQLKNVLEMYGHFSGINRKVQMKYQPKGRPRGSSSDDTNLAADQPVEPSLVLILKWGGELTPAGRIQAEELGRIFRCMYPGGQGRSDYSGTQGLGLLRLHSTFRHDLKIYASDEGRVQMTAAAFAKGLLALEGELTPILVQMVKSANTNGLLDNDCDSSKYQNLAKGRLHELMQNDREFSKEDRELINPCNSKSITQALDFVKNPVDCCHHVHLLIRELLHIISIKKDDPKTKDAILYHGETWDLMRCRWEKIEKDFSTKSKLFDISKIPDIYDCIKYDLQHNQHTLQYDQAEELYIYAKNLADIVIPQEYGLTPQEKLAIGQGICSPLLRKIKGDLQRNIDEVEDEFMNRLNPHYSHGVASPQRHVRTRLYFTSESHVHSLLTVLRYGGLLNVVTDEQWRRAMDYISMVSELNYMSQIVIMLYEDPTKDPTSEERFHVELHFSPGVNCCVQKNLPPGPGFRPHSHGDNACNVSLQSSDESNPARIEEENDSNSGEEREGKKRGTSDQRSSDRSAERTPPAFGFNRLELRSKQFKSKPIPIGAHHTVSGHEAMDLAKRLNEELASQQQQQNQQLRPISPDIRAVSPDCEPRSRSFEQRPTSGVCAKEPVVVFPDVEEISQDPNLNYEDSSRTRTSEFGEIPHARVGAASNSDGGAHPKAHLRTAFQIRVTNSLSFFKIDSSTNELPLSDIDFSLHPATPQCGPSSHKRLHVLTMRRMESCDDGEDLEQLRHLPQISPMATNERPLSSCNCSSSAAQTHSHSKSLMDLAQVVVVSSPQETAQNQEQGCDPSTAADMSVSSFDDDFQLSSSAPAILMSADFGQRPVVASLSPMVHATTSPTASTLRLCQDMDKASASVSSSAQRKATSSSCGQLSMAASAPVVTENPFRFTVSSVGSAASNSACFVSSFEPIEEQVTSIMEIDPKALQPAPQVVYNLPTVLITGTASSTELTSTRNCNITSVTNADSAMLTPIETEINSEIGISNEIGIETKGITTTHTPCSNATVTRTDTKTAITTDPTTVTATETAEDTPMDIQTNISIGKCTPGPTPTVTTTTDITKGIRDFAPTATQTSPTTFTPSTTTTTTGAAAALFDNTATMSSNRPFTNQFQSIDPTSNDAPHQNHVHQHQHQHQHQHQHQHQHQHQHQHQHQHQHHQHQHQHQHKHQHQHQNHQNSTTSIDQQQRNSRTVNNTLNENHTTATITNNTTTTPSCCTNTIATDSQVSVSVSASVSSANSSTSSRRQRHSIAGQMSYMKMLGFGGFSKKMATSANSLFSTAVISGSSSAPNLRDMIPVSSSGFGDVPPIRPLETLHNALSLRKLDCFLQDMILAQIFKTPTGSPPRGFSKNTLPAVSSMTLTSPNQAEAIGHEPQIGRQPPISTTVTTTFDRRGSESGSTANAHLRLLSESQCPNLDDSNAEVREPLAGKMELWQRDSLKPAEEKEVTLPELETKPSLDLTMEIMEHGAAGPASFQPMNRDSLESGEGTMGDGVFLSVCEKQGSGSTCITPVSFGMDLDLSMVANKGSITLSVEGFEDDEDATLSAATTPSLPADCEPRLESCYCCPSHAEGPPEVSSDDPRFGFALSVRVTQVSPEHARPVRRAHDPVSPRIQKQICLFEGNAAPATCQEKTESSGSVGGGAILHASINLPAAGPLHLRQDARLRKFENLTQSTSNSNFPFESNTLKRVPMQTTNDYDNVSHTQSCINLKSGSSGVLGGSPQRQRGSDGGGAGASGVPAEREPPRVHYGRMMNTCCSASASPSPSPSPSPGALIVKERFIEPPKRGVVRGYHCKTQSMDADFLFNEFLLLPALAPAKLSFDSSDIDQASDDDAPSNSKQRHA from the exons GGCGACACGGACTTTGGAGACAGCAATGACGGAATGGACTCTGACACGAGCACCTCTTCCAGCAATAGCAAGCAGGTGGTCGTCGGCATTTGCGCGATGGCAAAGAAGACACAGTCAAAGCCAATGAAGGAGATCCTGACACGGCTTGGGGAGTTCGAGTTCATCAAACTGGTGACGTTCGAGGAGAACGTGATCCTGCGAGAACCTGTCCAAAATTGGCCCACCTGCGACTGCCTGGTGTCGTTTCACTCGAAGGGGTTTCCCCTAGAGAAAGCCATCGAGTATGCCCAGCTAAGGAATCCCTTTGTGCTGAATAACCTGCACATGCAGTACGACATTCAGGACAGGAGGAGGGTGTACGCCATTCTCGAGAAGGAGGGCATTGAGATTCCGCGCTATGCCGTCCTCGATCGCGATTCGCCGGATCCCAAAC ACCATGAGCTCATTGAATCCGAGGACCATGTGGAGGTAAATGGCATTACCTTTAACAAGCCGTTCGTTGAGAAGCCTGTGTCGGCGGAGGACCacaacatatacatatactacCCGACGTCGGCGGGCGGTGGAAGTCAGCGACTTTTCCGAAAGATCGGCAGTCGGAGCAGCGTATATTCTCCGGAGTCAAGGGTGCGAAAGACAGGATCTTTTATCTACGAGGACTTTATGCCCACCGATG GCACGGATGTCAAGGTGTACACCGTGGGACCGGACTACGCCCATGCCGAAGCCCGTAAAAGTCCCGCTCTGGATGGCAAAGTAGAGCGCGACAGCGAGGGGAAAGAGATCCGCTATCCAGTGATCCTCAATCATTCCGAGAAGCTCATCTCACGCAAGGTGTGCCTGGCCTTTAAGCAAACCGTCTGTGGATTCGATTTGTTGCGAGCCAACGGGAAGAGCTATGTCTGCGATGTTAACGGGTTTAGCTTCGTTAAGAACTCGAACAAGTACTATGATGACTGCGCCAAGATACTGGGTAACATGATTCTCAGGGAGCTAACACCTACCCTGCACATCCCGTGGTCAGTGCCCTTTCAATTAGACGATCCCCCCATTGTGCCCACCACTTTCGGCAAAATGATGGAGCTGCGCTGCGTGGTGGCCGTAATTAGACATGGCGATCGCAcgcccaaacaaaaaatgaaggTTGAGGTGCGGCATCCCAA ATTTTTCGAGATCTTCGAGAAGTACGACGGCTACAAGCTGGGCCACGTTAAGCTTAAGCGCCCGAAGCAGCTTCAAGAGATCCTGGACATTGCCCGCTTCCTGCTCAGTGAGATTCACACCAAAGCGCATGCTGAGATCGAGGAAAAGGAGAGCAagctggagcagctgaagAACGTTCTGGAGATGTACGGTCACTTTTCAGGCATAAACCGGAAGGTTCAAATGAAATACCAACCAAAGGGTCGTCCACGTGGCTCCAGCTCCGATGATA CCAATCTAGCAGCGGATCAGCCGGTGGAGCCCTCTCTGGTTCTCATCCTTAAGTGGGGCGGCGAACTGACGCCAGCAGGCCGCATCCAGGCGGAGGAGTTGGGCCGTATTTTTCGATGCATGTATCCAGGTGGCCAGGGAAGATCGGATTACTCGGGCACCCAAGGTCTAGGTTTGCTCAG ATTGCACTCCACATTCCGGCATGACCTAAAGATCTACGCTTCAGATGAGGGTCGTGTCCAGATGACGGCTGCCGCTTTTGCCAAGGGTTTGCTGGCCTTGGAAGGAGAACTTACACCTATTCTTGTCCAGATGGTAAAAAGCGCCAATACAAATGGACTGCTGGACAATGATTGCGACTCCAGCAAGTATCAAAACTT GGCTAAAGGTCGCCTTCACGAGCTTATGCAAAACGACCGAGAGTTTTCTAAGGAGGATCGCGAGCTGATTAATCCTTGCAATAGCAAATCGATTACCCAGGCGCTGGATTTTGTGAAAAATCCTGTGGACTGCTGTCACCACGTACACCTGCTTATCCGTGAGCTTCTTCACATTATTAGCATCAAAAAGGATGATCCGAAAACCAAGGACGCCATCTTATATCACGGCGAGACGTGGGACCTGATGCGCTGTCGCTGGGAAAAAATTGAGAAGGATTTTAGCACCAAATCCAAGTTGTTTGACATCTCGAAGATTCCAGATATATATGATTGCATCAAGTACGATCTGCAGCATAATCAGCACACGTTGCAATATGATCAGGCGGAGGAGTTGTATATCTACGCGAAGAACCTGGCTGATATAGTCATACCACAGGAGTATGGCCTGACGCCGCAGGAGAAACTGGCAATAGGTCAAGGTATCTGTTCACCATTACTAAGAAAGATCAAGGGTGATCTGCAGCGAAACATCGACGAAGTGGAAGACGAGTTTATGAACCGTTTGAATCCACATTACAGCCATGGTGTTGCAAGTCCCCAGAGGCATGTCCGCACAAGGCTCTACTTTACTAGCGAATCGCATGTCCACTCTCTGCTCACAGTTTTGCGTTATGGGGGATTGCTTAATGTGGTCACAGATGAGCAGTGGCGTCGGGCTATGGACTATATTTCGATGGTATCGGAGCTCAACTATATGTCTCAGATTGTCATTATGCTCTACGAGGACCCTACCAAAGATCCAACTTCTGAGGAACGTTTCCATGTCGAACTGCACTTTAGTCCGGGTGTAAATTGCTGTGTGCAAAAGAATTTACCACCAGGTCCGGGCTTTCGGCCGCACTCGCACGGCGACAATGCCTGCAATGTAAGTTTGCAATCCTCGGACGAGTCAAATCCTGCCAGGATTGAGGAGGAGAACGACTCGAACTCAGGAGAGGAGCGGGAGGGCAAAAAGCGAGGG ACTTCCGACCAAAGGAGTTCGGATCGCAGTGCGGAACGCACCCCCCCTGCCTTCGGATTCAACCGATTGGAGCTTAGGTCCAAGCAGTTCAAATCGAAACCCATCCCCATCGGAGCCCATCACACGGTCAGTGGCCATGAAGCCATGGATCTAGCTAAGCGGTTGAACGAGGAGCTGGcctcgcagcagcagcagcaaaaccaGCAGCTTCGACCAATCAGTCCGGATATCAGGGCAGTGAGTCCTGACTGCGAGCCACGCTCCCGGAGTTTTGAGCAGCGTCCCACGTCTGGCGTCTGTGCCAAAGAACCGG TAGTTGTTTTCCCTGATGTCGAAGAAATTTCCCAGGATCCTAATCTTAATTATGAGGATAGTTCTCGGACTCGTACTTCTGAATTCGGGGAGATTCCTCATGCTCGAGTGGGCGCTGCCAGTAACTCGGATGGGGGAGCTCATCCGAAAGCGCATCTTCGCACGGCCTTTCAGATTCGTGTTACGAATAGTCTGTCCTTCTTTAAAATTGACTCTTCGACAAACGAGCTGCCTTTGTCGGACATAGATTTTTCGCTGCATCCAGCTACTCCCCAATGCGGTCCCTCGTCGCACAAACGCCTTCACGTGTTGACCATGCGGCGGATGGAGAGTTGCGACGATGGGGAAGATCTCGAGCAGCTCCGACATCTGCCACAGATCTCGCCAATGGCTACCAATGAGCGACCCTTAAGTTCCTGCAATTGCAGTAGCTCAGCGGCCCAGACGCACTCGCACTCAAAAAGTCTAATGGACTTGGCACAAGTGGTGGTGGTGTCTTCCCCGCAAGAAACTGCCCAGAATCAGGAGCAAGGTTGTGACCCGTCAACGGCGGCGGATATGAGTGTCAGTAGTTTTGATGATGACTTTCAGTTGTCCAGCTCAGCACCGGCTATCCTGATGAGCGCAGACTTCGGTCAAAGGCCCGTGGTGGCGTCTCTTTCGCCAATGGTGCATGCCACCACTTCGCCCACTGCCTCTACTTTACGGCTCTGCCAAGACATGGACAAGGCTTCGGCTTCTGTTTCGTCCTCTGCTCAACGCAAGGCCACTAGTAGCTCCTGTGGTCAGCTGTCCATGgcagcttctgctcctgttgtGACGGAAAATCCATTTCGCTTCACTGTTTCATCCGTGGGTTCTGCAGCTTCCAATAGCGCCTGTTTTGTAAGCAGCTTCGAGCCCATAGAAGAGCAGGTCACGTCTATAATGGAGATAGATCCAAAAGCCCTGCAGCCAGCTCCTCAAGTAGTATATAATCTGCCCACTGTGCTTATTACGGGAACAGCAAGTAGTACAGAATTGACCAGCACCAGAAATTGCAATATAACGTCTGTAACGAACGCAGACTCTGCAATGCTTACACCGATAGAAACCGAAATAAATTCAGAAATAGGTATATCAAACGAGATAGGAATAGAGACAAAAGGGATTACAACCACACATACTCCCTGCAGTAATGCAACAGTAACCCGAACTGATACAAAAACAGCTATAACAACAGATCCAACAACGGTTACAGCAACAGAGACAGCAGAAGATACACCAATGGatatacaaacaaatataagTATCGGAAAATGTACACCAGGGCCTACACCAACAGTTACTACTACTACCGATATTACAAAAGGTATACGAGACTTCGCACCCACAGCCACCCAAACATCCCCAACAACATTTACACCAtccaccaccacaacaacaactggagcagcagcagctttgTTTGATAATACAGCAACAATGTCTTCTAATCGACCATTTACTAACCAATTCCAATCGATCGATCCCACTTCAAACGACGCACCACACCAAAATCATgtacatcaacatcaacatcaacatcaacatcaacatcaacatcaacatcaacatcaacatcaacatcaacaccaacatcaacatcaacatcatcaacaccaacaccaacaccaacacaaacatcaacatcaacaccAAAATCATCAAAACTCCACAACATCCATCGATCAACAACAACGAAATTCACGCACCGTCAATAACACACTGAACGAAAACCACACCACCGCCACAATTACAAACAACACTACCACGACCCCTTCTTGTTGTACCAATACCATCGCCACAGATAGCCAAGTCTCGGTGTCGGTCTCGGCATCGGTGTCATCGGCCAACTCGTCCACCTCGTCGCGTCGCCAAAGACACAGTATTGCCGGCCAGATGTCCTATATGAAAATGTTGGGTTTCGGTGGTTTTAGCAAAAAGATGGCCACCAGCGCAAATAGCCTTTTCAGCACTGCCGTCATCAGCGGCAGCTCGTCCGCTCCTAATCTTCGCGACATGATACCGGTCTCCTCATCCG GATTTGGCGATGTACCACCAATCCGCCCGCTTGAGACACTGCACAACGCCCTTTCGCTGCGCAAGCTGGACTGCTTCTTGCAGGACATGATCCTGGCGCAGATCTTTAAGACGCCGACTGGGTCTCCGCCCCGGGGTTTCTCTAAGAACACTTTGCCAGCGGTCTCCTCGATGACTCTAACCTCCCCAAATCAGGCGGAGGCGATCGGCCACGAGCCGCAAATTGGTAGACAACCGCCGATATCAACGACCGTAACGACCACCTTTGACCGGCGTGGCAGCGAGTCCGGATCCACAGCGAATGCCCATCTGCGACTTCTCTCGGAGAGCCAGTGCCCCAATCTGGACGATAGCAACGCCGAAGTGCGGGAACCGCTGGCGGGAAAGATGGAGC TTTGGCAGCGAGACAGTCTGAAGCCAGCCGAGGAGAAGGAAGTAACACTACCCGAATTGGAAACAAAGCCAAG CTTGGACCTTACCATGGAAATTATGGAGCATGGTGCCGCGGGTCCCGCCTCCTTTCAGCCGATGAATCGGGACAGCCTGGAGTCCGGCGAGGGAACGATGGGCGACGGAGTCTTTCTGAGTGTTTGCGAGAAACAGGGCAGCGGGAGCACCTGCATCACACCGGTTAGTTTTGGCATGGATCTGGACCTGAGCATGGTGGCTAACAAGGGCTCCATTACGCTGTCCGTGGAA GGGTTCGAAGATGATGAAGATGCCACTTTGTCGGCGGCCACAACACCTTCGCTTCCCGCCGACTGTGAGCCACGACTCGAGAGTTGCTACTGTTGCCCCAGCCATGCAGAGGGTCCCCCGGAGGTCTCCAGCGACGATCCACGATTTGGCTTTGCGCTGTCCGTTCGAGTCACCCAAGTTTCGCCGGAGCATGCGCGACCAGTGCGTCGTGCCCATGATCCTGTCTCTCCAAGGATACAGAAACAGATTTGCTTGTTCGAGGGAAACGCGGCTCCAGCAACGTGTCAGGAGAAGACCGAGTCAAGCGGGTCGGTTGGGGGCGGAGCAATTCTGCACGCGTCCATCAACTTGCCGGCGGCGGGACCGCTTCATCTGCGCCAGGATGCTCGGCTGCGCAAGTTCGAGAATCTCACTCAGTCCACATCGAACTCGAACTTTCCCTTCGAAAGCAACACCCTAAAGCGGGTGCCCATGCAGACCACCAATGACTACGACAACGTGAGCCACACCCAGAGCTGCATAAACCTCAAAAGTGGTAGCAGTGGAGTCCTCGGGGGATCGCCGCAGCGTCAGAGAG GATCCGATGGAGGAGGCGCAGGTGCAAGTGGAGTCCCGGCAGAGCGGGAGCCACCGCGTGTCCATTACGGACGGATGATGAACACATGCTGCTCCGCCTCGGCCTCGCCGTCCCCCTCGCCGTCTCCTTCGCCGGGAGCGCTGATTGTCAAGGAGCGGTTCATCGAACCGCCCAAGCGGGGCGTCGTGCGCGGATACCATTGCAAAACGCAATCCATGGACGCCGACTTCCTGTTCAACgagtttctgctgctgccggcCTTGGCGCCCGCCAAGCTATCCTTTGATAGTTCCGATATCGATCAGGCCAGCGATGACGACGCTCCGAGCAACTCGAAGCAAAGGCACGCCTAA